Sequence from the Paeniglutamicibacter cryotolerans genome:
GCGCATCTTCGAACAGCGCCGCCCCGAGGTCGTCTTCCACGCCGCGGCGCTGAAGCACGCCCCGCTGCTGCAGCAGTACCCCTCCGAGGCCTGGCAGACCAACGTGCTCGGATCGTTGAATGTGCTCAATGCGGCCCGCTCGGTCGACGTCGAAACGTTCGTGAACGTGTCCACGGACAAGGCAGCCAGCCCCACCACGGCGCTGGGCCACTCCAAGCGCGCCGCGGAAAAGCTGACCGCCTGGATGGCCGAGGCCACCGCTCGGGCCTATGTATCGGTGCGGTTCGGAAACGTGATCGGCTCCCGCGGCTCGATGCTGCCGCTGTTCACCGACCAGATCAACAAGGGCGGGCCCGTGACTGTCACGCACCCCGATGTCACCCGCTTCTTCATGACCATTCCCGAGGCCTGCCAGCTGGTGATCCAGGCGGGCGCCATCGGCGACGGGGGAGACGTGTTGATCCTGGACATGGGCGAACCGGTGCGCATCCTTGATGTGGCGAAGCGGATGATCCAGATGTCCGGCCGCAAGATCGAGATCACGTTCACCGGACTGCGTCCCTCGGAGAAGCTGCACGAGCAGCTGGTCGGCGACGATGAGAAGAAGGATATCGACCTCCACCCGAAGATCTCCCACACCCGCGCCCGCTCGTTGAGCCCGGAGGCCCTGGACTTCGAACTGTGGCTGCGGCGCTGCAGGGAGGAAGCTGGGGAATCGAACCCGAGCATCGACGATTCCGACGGCGACGTGGCGGCCGGGGCATGATCGGCCCCTCGCCGGCCGTTGCCGTCGGGGCAGTGGCCCTGGCCCTGGCCCTGGCCCTGCCGCTCGCTGCGCGTCCGCTGCTCCTGCGCGCCGGCGTGATCGACGTGCCCAACGCCCGCTCATCGCACCAGCGTCCGACGATTCGCGGAATGGGCATCACCACCGCGGTGGCCCTCATCGGCGCCCTGGTAGTTGCGCTGTTCATGCCCCAGGGCAGCGGTCAGGGAGCTCCTGGGGCCACCCTGCTGATGGTCATCCTGCTCTCCTGCGCAGCGGCTGCCGCCGTAGGCTGGGTCGAGGACATCCGTGGCCTGGGCATCAAGGTCCGCGCGGGTCTGCAGCTGGGCATCGGTGCCATCGCCACGGGGGCCGTCGCCTTGGCTGACACTGCAGGAAACCAGCTCTGGTGGATCCCCGCTGGCGCCGTGGCGGTAGCAGCCTTCGTCAACGTAGCCAACTTCATGGACGGGCTAAACGGAATCTCCGGGTTCCAGGGCCTGATCATCGGGGGATTCTATGCCTATGCCGGTTACCTGACCGGCCACAACTGGCTGATCTATGCCGGTGTTGCCATCGGGCTCGCTTTCGCCGGTTTCCTTCCCTGGAACCTGGGGCCGGACAACGTTTTCCTCGGTGACGTGGGAAGTTACCTGTTGGGTGCCTCGATTTCGGTGACTGCCATGACTGCTTTCCTCTCGGGAGTGCCGGCAGAATACGTCTTTTCGCCAGTGTTAATTTACCTGGCTGATACCTTCGTCACATTCCTGCGCCGGCTGAAGTCGGGGGAGCCGGTCTACCTGGCTCACCGCCAACACGCATACCAGAGGCTGACCGATGCTCCCATGAGCCACCTGCGGGCTACGGCGGTGGTATCGACCGCTACGGTGCTCGTCAGTGCGCTGGGCGTGATTGCCGCTAGCGAAGGCGGTCTGATTCAGGTGGTCGCCAGCAGCCTGTGCCTCGTTGTGGTGTACGCCTACCTGCGCTCTCCGGAGTTCTTTGCACGTCTGGCGCCGTCTCGCAAATAGGTACCCCGGGTCCACGTCACAGTTCTATCTCGTGTAGAATCCAAGGGTGCT
This genomic interval carries:
- a CDS encoding MraY family glycosyltransferase, whose product is MIGPSPAVAVGAVALALALALPLAARPLLLRAGVIDVPNARSSHQRPTIRGMGITTAVALIGALVVALFMPQGSGQGAPGATLLMVILLSCAAAAAVGWVEDIRGLGIKVRAGLQLGIGAIATGAVALADTAGNQLWWIPAGAVAVAAFVNVANFMDGLNGISGFQGLIIGGFYAYAGYLTGHNWLIYAGVAIGLAFAGFLPWNLGPDNVFLGDVGSYLLGASISVTAMTAFLSGVPAEYVFSPVLIYLADTFVTFLRRLKSGEPVYLAHRQHAYQRLTDAPMSHLRATAVVSTATVLVSALGVIAASEGGLIQVVASSLCLVVVYAYLRSPEFFARLAPSRK